From a single Collibacillus ludicampi genomic region:
- the pfkB gene encoding 1-phosphofructokinase: MITTVVLNPAIDVRYSIDRFELNKSHRCTHYQKTAGGKGLNVSRVLRILGDDVRATGFLGGNSGEFIAGELHRLAIENRFVRIDEETRTCIAILSKDLTQTEILESGPFIKKEFVDQFLTLYRKLLDDTTVISASGSLPRGLEDDFYSLLIEEAHKKRVKFVLDTSGLPLKKAIQARPFLIKPNQTELEQLCGKKLSSEEDVIQQACELYFAGVENVLVSLGAAGAILVNREGVFKARIPKIQAINPVGSGDSMVAGFVHAISAHSDWEHALRYACACGVANAMEEETGKVNAETVREVLKKIDVFGAVSK, from the coding sequence TTGATTACCACCGTTGTTTTAAATCCTGCGATTGATGTTCGGTATTCGATTGACCGTTTTGAACTGAACAAATCCCATCGTTGCACCCACTATCAAAAAACGGCGGGCGGGAAAGGCTTGAACGTGTCAAGGGTTCTTAGAATACTAGGTGATGACGTACGGGCAACGGGGTTTTTGGGAGGAAACAGCGGGGAATTTATTGCAGGTGAATTGCACCGGTTGGCCATTGAGAATCGGTTTGTTAGGATTGACGAAGAAACAAGAACCTGTATCGCTATTTTGTCAAAGGATCTAACACAAACGGAAATCCTGGAATCCGGTCCTTTCATCAAGAAAGAATTCGTTGATCAGTTCTTGACTCTCTACAGGAAATTATTAGATGATACGACTGTTATCTCTGCGTCCGGAAGTTTGCCGAGAGGACTGGAGGACGACTTTTACAGTTTGTTGATTGAAGAAGCGCACAAGAAGCGGGTTAAGTTTGTCCTCGATACAAGCGGTTTGCCGCTGAAAAAGGCGATTCAGGCCAGGCCTTTTTTGATCAAGCCGAATCAAACCGAGCTGGAACAATTATGCGGCAAAAAATTATCCAGTGAAGAGGATGTAATTCAACAAGCTTGTGAACTTTACTTCGCGGGTGTGGAGAATGTGCTAGTCTCCCTGGGGGCCGCCGGTGCGATTCTAGTGAATCGTGAAGGGGTATTTAAGGCTCGCATCCCCAAAATCCAGGCTATAAACCCTGTTGGCTCCGGAGATTCCATGGTTGCCGGATTCGTCCATGCGATATCAGCACATTCAGATTGGGAACATGCATTACGGTATGCCTGTGCGTGCGGCGTTGCCAATGCGATGGAAGAGGAGACAGGGAAAGTGAATGCTGAAACCGTTCGCGAAGTGTTGAAGAAGATTGATGTGTTTGGGGCTGTCTCGAAGTAG
- a CDS encoding 3D domain-containing protein codes for MKRKVIRIVSLMALGLLTVPTTTLADDAKMVAGPKKATYSRNIRQNKKESQPMPKTEVNTSRRKPEEPKTNPAVTYKITAYTASSPDCGKTDGITASGVKAKAGITVAASKDLPFGTVLYIDGIGYRTVQDRGGAIGPGHLDLYVDSESSAIKFGVQYLKVTVVKLGSGTP; via the coding sequence ATGAAGAGAAAGGTAATAAGGATAGTATCTCTCATGGCATTAGGATTGTTAACAGTACCGACAACAACGTTAGCTGATGATGCGAAAATGGTGGCGGGGCCGAAGAAAGCAACATACTCAAGGAACATTCGCCAGAATAAAAAAGAATCCCAGCCCATGCCTAAGACTGAAGTGAATACATCTCGACGAAAACCAGAGGAACCTAAGACGAATCCTGCTGTGACTTATAAGATAACGGCTTATACCGCTAGTTCTCCCGATTGTGGAAAAACGGATGGAATCACAGCTTCAGGGGTGAAGGCTAAGGCTGGTATTACCGTCGCGGCGAGTAAGGATCTACCATTTGGAACGGTTCTGTATATAGATGGGATCGGTTATCGAACCGTTCAAGATCGAGGAGGAGCGATAGGTCCAGGTCATTTAGACCTGTATGTCGACTCAGAGAGTTCCGCGATTAAGTTTGGGGTCCAGTATTTAAAGGTGACCGTAGTAAAACTTGGTAGCGGAACTCCCTAA
- the fba gene encoding class II fructose-1,6-bisphosphate aldolase, giving the protein MPLVSGIDMLTHAHENNYAVGAFNYANMENLQAIIEAAEELNSPVIIQVTEKSIKYAGLHYLYALGKCAGENAKVPVVLHLDHGKKWETIVKCIRHGWTSVMIDASQKPFEENVVLTRKVVEFAHAVNISVESELGFIGGKEGDITPEDNIYTDVEQAAEFVSRTNTDSLAIAVGTAHGIYKGEVRIDFKRIQEIKERTQIPLVLHGSSGVPDDLIQRAVQAGINKVNFDTEIKLANLEALKCFINEYPNEYDIRKIYEPARKAMKEKIKEKIRLLSSENKNWL; this is encoded by the coding sequence ATGCCTTTAGTATCCGGAATCGACATGTTAACGCATGCTCATGAAAACAACTATGCTGTAGGTGCATTCAACTATGCAAACATGGAGAATCTACAAGCGATTATCGAGGCGGCGGAAGAATTAAATTCACCGGTTATCATTCAGGTTACCGAAAAAAGTATAAAATACGCCGGTTTGCATTATTTATACGCTCTCGGAAAATGTGCGGGAGAAAATGCGAAAGTTCCAGTAGTTCTCCATCTTGATCACGGGAAAAAATGGGAGACGATCGTAAAATGTATACGACATGGATGGACATCCGTAATGATCGATGCATCGCAAAAACCATTTGAGGAGAATGTAGTGCTAACACGGAAAGTAGTTGAATTTGCTCACGCCGTTAATATTTCGGTAGAATCGGAACTTGGATTTATTGGTGGAAAAGAAGGAGATATCACCCCGGAGGATAACATTTACACAGATGTGGAACAGGCGGCGGAATTTGTTTCGCGAACCAACACCGATTCACTCGCAATTGCAGTCGGAACAGCCCATGGCATTTATAAAGGAGAAGTTAGAATCGATTTTAAACGCATCCAAGAAATTAAAGAACGCACCCAAATTCCGCTTGTTCTACATGGGTCTTCCGGTGTTCCAGACGACTTGATTCAGCGGGCTGTGCAAGCTGGTATCAACAAAGTCAATTTTGACACGGAAATAAAATTGGCAAACCTTGAGGCGTTGAAATGCTTCATCAATGAATATCCGAACGAATATGATATTCGGAAAATCTATGAACCGGCCCGAAAAGCGATGAAAGAAAAAATCAAAGAAAAAATTCGCTTGCTGTCAAGTGAGAACAAAAATTGGCTGTAG
- a CDS encoding sugar kinase, with translation MAEIITIGEILVEVMAKHVGQKFDTTGEFIGPFPSGAPAIFIDQARKTGSSSAIVSTVGNDGFGQINIERLKQDGVDVRFIRTVAEKTTGIAFVTYKENGDRDFIFTIKDSAAACITRDDVKEQIFENCKYYHIMGCSAFNEEMIAAIKKAVGIARANNAQISFDPNIRKELMENEKIKEFIDFALHTCDIFLPGEDELKWITGIWDEKEAIRSVMEKGIRYVVVKRGKKGCTVYENESSFDIDPYEVTEVDPTGAGDCFAGTLVSLLNQGKSIYEAAQFANAAGAYAVTKKGPMEGTATLDELQEFMNYIGGTTKCL, from the coding sequence ATGGCTGAAATTATTACTATCGGTGAAATTCTAGTAGAAGTAATGGCTAAACATGTGGGTCAAAAGTTTGATACAACAGGTGAATTTATCGGACCATTTCCCAGCGGTGCTCCAGCGATATTTATTGACCAAGCTAGGAAGACAGGAAGTTCGAGTGCGATTGTTTCTACGGTTGGGAACGACGGATTTGGTCAGATCAATATTGAGAGGCTTAAACAAGATGGGGTAGATGTACGGTTTATTAGGACTGTAGCTGAAAAAACCACAGGGATTGCATTTGTTACGTATAAGGAAAACGGGGATCGCGATTTTATCTTCACTATTAAAGATTCAGCAGCAGCTTGTATTACCCGAGACGATGTTAAAGAACAGATATTTGAAAACTGTAAGTATTACCATATTATGGGTTGTTCTGCCTTTAATGAAGAAATGATTGCCGCTATCAAAAAAGCGGTTGGAATCGCAAGAGCGAACAATGCACAGATTTCGTTTGACCCCAACATTCGAAAAGAACTGATGGAAAACGAAAAAATAAAGGAGTTTATCGATTTCGCCTTACATACCTGCGATATATTTCTTCCAGGTGAAGATGAGTTGAAATGGATCACGGGAATTTGGGACGAAAAAGAAGCGATCCGTTCAGTCATGGAGAAAGGTATTCGCTATGTTGTCGTGAAACGCGGTAAAAAGGGCTGCACAGTGTATGAAAATGAATCGTCCTTTGATATTGATCCTTACGAAGTAACGGAAGTGGATCCAACCGGAGCAGGTGACTGTTTTGCAGGTACATTAGTGTCTCTGCTGAATCAGGGAAAATCCATTTATGAAGCGGCTCAATTTGCAAATGCGGCCGGTGCGTATGCGGTAACGAAAAAAGGGCCGATGGAAGGTACGGCTACACTGGATGAATTGCAAGAGTTCATGAATTATATAGGAGGTACCACGAAATGCCTTTAG
- a CDS encoding tyrosine-type recombinase/integrase encodes MNELVSGNHSIIPSTAQELGIFSDEHLITLFLQRPRPKPWSEKTKRAYTRDLQAFLKFIEGTPLREVTYVQLVAYCQSLSHYSAATQQRMINVMRSLFLFAHRLGYIQRNPAILIAAPRTPNRATHRRSLQPEEAQRLLDQAAKEENSRVYLLVAVLLTTGARVEELCQAKWCDLYQDMHGNIGWMIKGKGAKERSVVIREDVFELLCRNRAEAGLSTKLNPRDTSPLVFTSKGTHYRQNGVRDILYRLSMRAGLHRKISPHILRHTCATFALDANAPLLQVQKQLGHESLRTTERYLHDLHALDDGAGKYINQVKI; translated from the coding sequence ATGAATGAGCTTGTTTCCGGAAACCATTCGATCATCCCTTCAACGGCGCAAGAGCTGGGTATTTTCTCGGACGAACACTTGATCACATTGTTTTTGCAACGTCCGCGACCGAAGCCCTGGTCGGAAAAGACGAAACGTGCGTATACACGCGATCTGCAAGCGTTTCTTAAATTTATTGAAGGAACTCCGCTGCGTGAAGTCACCTATGTTCAGTTAGTCGCCTATTGCCAGTCATTGTCCCATTATTCGGCGGCGACCCAACAGCGCATGATCAATGTGATGCGTTCCCTCTTCCTGTTTGCCCATAGATTAGGTTACATACAGAGAAATCCAGCGATTTTGATAGCCGCTCCCAGAACACCGAACCGTGCGACCCACCGCCGCTCGTTGCAACCAGAAGAAGCGCAACGCTTATTGGATCAGGCGGCGAAAGAGGAAAATTCACGAGTCTATTTGCTCGTGGCTGTCCTGCTCACGACTGGCGCACGGGTAGAAGAACTCTGCCAGGCCAAATGGTGTGATCTCTATCAAGATATGCATGGGAACATCGGTTGGATGATCAAAGGAAAAGGGGCGAAAGAACGGAGTGTCGTCATTCGCGAGGATGTATTTGAATTGCTATGCCGCAACCGGGCGGAAGCAGGCCTTTCGACAAAGCTCAACCCGCGTGACACGTCCCCGCTCGTTTTCACAAGCAAAGGAACCCACTACCGACAAAATGGCGTACGCGACATTCTTTATCGACTGAGTATGCGGGCAGGGCTTCATCGCAAGATCTCGCCGCACATTTTGCGGCATACATGCGCAACATTCGCTTTGGATGCGAACGCACCGCTTTTACAAGTACAAAAACAACTGGGGCATGAGAGTTTGCGGACAACAGAACGATACTTGCATGACCTGCACGCTTTGGATGACGGGGCAGGAAAATATATCAATCAAGTGAAGATATAA
- a CDS encoding acyl-CoA dehydrogenase family protein: MTVTKPGLLDDLIEKNLRPIVTSIDENALYPGDFLKILGREGFFSQNGNDEKEHREKTMFLIERVAEECNSTAFLIWCHTTAIRFVRNSDNDYLKQEILPLLENGQRLGGTGLSNSMKYYAGMESLKLKAQKTNDGFLVSGTLPYVSNVGRDHWFGIIAEVSDSNRMMAFVPCHVEGLHKIQLDDFLGLNGTATYSCRFEHVLVPYDWVLAHDADSYVKRIRPEFVLNQTGMALGLVKASVKNIERLQKKQNNANSYLDLQPNELNEELKTLRDNVYKLVRHPKNFKEILQSRLDGANLAIKAAHAEMLHSGGAGYVRHSPTSRRLREAYFLNIVTPAVKQLKKLLNM, from the coding sequence ATGACAGTCACGAAACCGGGTTTACTTGATGATTTAATCGAAAAAAATCTTCGGCCCATAGTTACTTCCATTGATGAAAACGCGTTGTATCCAGGTGATTTCTTAAAAATCCTTGGTCGAGAGGGTTTTTTCTCACAGAACGGGAACGATGAAAAAGAGCATAGAGAAAAAACCATGTTCCTGATTGAAAGAGTGGCGGAGGAATGTAATTCGACTGCATTTCTTATTTGGTGTCACACGACAGCTATTCGGTTTGTTCGAAACTCCGACAACGATTATTTAAAGCAAGAAATCCTTCCGTTATTAGAAAATGGTCAACGACTCGGTGGAACAGGTTTATCGAATTCCATGAAGTATTATGCTGGCATGGAATCCTTAAAATTGAAAGCCCAAAAAACAAACGATGGTTTCCTCGTGTCAGGTACCTTACCTTATGTATCGAATGTGGGTCGCGATCACTGGTTTGGGATTATTGCGGAAGTATCCGACTCAAATCGAATGATGGCTTTTGTTCCTTGTCACGTAGAAGGACTCCACAAGATTCAACTCGATGATTTCTTAGGGTTAAATGGAACAGCAACATACAGTTGTCGTTTTGAACATGTGCTGGTTCCCTATGATTGGGTCTTAGCGCACGACGCTGATAGTTATGTCAAAAGAATCAGGCCAGAATTTGTTTTGAATCAAACGGGTATGGCACTGGGACTGGTAAAAGCATCAGTCAAGAACATAGAACGCTTACAGAAAAAGCAAAATAATGCCAACTCATATTTAGACTTGCAACCAAACGAGCTGAACGAAGAATTGAAAACCCTCCGTGACAATGTTTATAAGTTAGTTAGACATCCAAAAAACTTTAAGGAAATTCTACAATCCAGGTTAGATGGAGCAAATTTAGCGATTAAAGCTGCACACGCGGAGATGCTGCACAGTGGGGGCGCAGGCTATGTTAGGCATAGTCCCACCTCTCGCCGACTTCGAGAAGCTTATTTTTTAAATATTGTCACCCCGGCAGTTAAGCAATTAAAAAAGTTATTAAATATGTAA
- a CDS encoding ABC transporter permease, with protein MSFFKTYGGILAGLIVLVILFSLSSPYFLKINNFVNIILQISIIAICAFGMTFALIIGGIDLSVGSTIALAGTVAALLLQKNIPFLAVILIVVLFGVILGTFNGVLISKANIPAFIVTVATMGIFRGIAYITTNGVPVAIQNESFLALGNGTFLGIQIPILILLILFIVSHILLSKTKFGRRAYISGGNEEAAIYAGIQVARLKIWVYIITSTMAAISGLILASRLYSAQPNAASGYELDAIAAAVLGGTSLSGGSGKIVGTLIGAIIIGIINNGMNLMNVPYFYQLIVKGLVILVAVYVDVKNRNRSK; from the coding sequence ATGAGTTTTTTTAAAACATATGGTGGAATTTTGGCAGGTTTAATCGTACTTGTCATTCTTTTCTCCCTAAGCTCCCCTTATTTTCTGAAGATAAATAATTTTGTTAACATCATTCTGCAAATATCTATTATTGCAATATGCGCATTTGGGATGACCTTTGCTTTGATTATCGGAGGAATCGACTTATCTGTTGGTTCGACGATCGCCCTTGCAGGAACAGTTGCTGCTCTTTTATTGCAGAAGAACATTCCGTTTCTTGCTGTTATATTGATAGTTGTTCTGTTTGGAGTGATTTTGGGAACATTCAACGGTGTACTAATTTCCAAAGCGAATATTCCAGCTTTTATCGTGACCGTTGCAACGATGGGGATTTTCCGGGGGATTGCTTATATTACGACAAACGGGGTGCCCGTGGCGATTCAAAATGAGTCCTTCTTAGCATTAGGTAACGGTACATTTCTGGGAATTCAAATTCCTATATTAATTTTGCTCATCCTTTTTATAGTTAGCCATATTCTTTTATCAAAAACAAAGTTTGGAAGACGTGCTTATATAAGCGGAGGTAACGAGGAAGCGGCTATTTATGCCGGGATTCAAGTAGCTCGCTTAAAAATTTGGGTATATATAATCACAAGTACAATGGCGGCAATTAGTGGTTTAATTCTTGCCTCCCGCTTATATTCGGCTCAACCGAATGCGGCCAGCGGATATGAACTGGACGCGATCGCGGCGGCTGTACTGGGAGGCACAAGTCTCAGCGGTGGAAGCGGCAAAATTGTAGGAACATTAATCGGTGCAATCATTATTGGCATTATCAATAACGGAATGAACTTAATGAATGTGCCATATTTCTATCAGCTTATAGTCAAAGGATTGGTAATTTTAGTAGCAGTATATGTTGATGTGAAAAACAGAAATAGATCGAAATAA
- a CDS encoding GNAT family N-acetyltransferase, which yields MIRFAREEDLEGILEIYNDAILNTTAVYAYKPHTLENRKQWFLKKKQEGYPIIVYDDSSIAGFATYGPFRAWPAYKYTIEHSVYVHKDYRNKGVGKLLVQEIIRLANKQNYATLVAGIDSTNVASIKLHEGLGFTFAGTIRKAGFKFGKWLDLSFYQKELVGPKMPTEE from the coding sequence ATGATCAGATTCGCAAGGGAAGAAGATCTTGAGGGAATTCTTGAGATTTATAATGATGCCATCTTGAATACAACTGCAGTTTATGCTTATAAACCACATACACTTGAGAACAGAAAGCAATGGTTTTTGAAAAAGAAACAAGAGGGATATCCAATAATCGTTTACGATGATTCCAGCATTGCAGGCTTTGCAACCTATGGCCCCTTTCGGGCATGGCCCGCCTATAAGTACACGATTGAGCACTCGGTATATGTTCATAAGGATTATCGTAATAAAGGTGTTGGAAAATTACTGGTTCAAGAAATAATAAGGTTAGCCAATAAACAAAATTATGCCACATTAGTTGCGGGAATCGATTCAACAAATGTGGCAAGTATTAAGTTACACGAAGGGTTGGGTTTCACGTTCGCGGGGACAATAAGAAAAGCCGGATTCAAGTTCGGGAAATGGCTAGACCTTTCATTCTATCAAAAGGAATTAGTAGGGCCTAAAATGCCGACGGAAGAATAA
- a CDS encoding DUF4242 domain-containing protein → MALYLIESVLPEELRECDIFKKSVESIDHFLKEEEGSLLEVQVSKDLTRAFFVFEISDPNKIREILGKENIPVTLVKQVRLVGQELEKVRVNTDKVRYVVEWNLPEGLTMDAYLKRKKEKSVHYAEVPEATFIRTYVCEDMTKCLCFYDAPDKEIVKKARNAVQAPVDSITEVLPIDQVKK, encoded by the coding sequence ATGGCTTTGTATTTGATAGAGTCCGTGCTGCCCGAAGAGTTGCGCGAATGTGATATATTTAAAAAGTCTGTTGAAAGTATCGACCATTTTTTAAAAGAGGAAGAGGGATCACTTTTAGAAGTGCAAGTTTCCAAGGATCTTACCCGAGCATTTTTTGTATTTGAGATTTCTGACCCGAATAAAATCAGAGAGATCTTAGGTAAAGAGAATATCCCAGTCACACTGGTAAAACAAGTTCGACTGGTTGGTCAGGAACTTGAAAAAGTTCGTGTAAACACAGACAAAGTTCGTTATGTTGTTGAATGGAATCTTCCCGAAGGTTTAACCATGGACGCCTATCTAAAAAGAAAAAAGGAAAAATCGGTTCACTATGCCGAGGTACCAGAAGCGACATTCATTCGAACATATGTCTGCGAAGACATGACAAAATGTCTGTGTTTTTATGATGCCCCGGACAAAGAAATAGTTAAAAAAGCTCGTAATGCTGTTCAAGCTCCTGTAGATTCTATTACTGAAGTCCTCCCAATCGATCAAGTTAAAAAATAA
- a CDS encoding redoxin domain-containing protein yields MTPRVGQIAPDFELSSTQHKEKVKLSDYRGKKNILLAFYPLAFTPGUIRELTSWKGDYERIQSAGAEVLAVSVDHIYALNVFNASLGMLPYPLLSDWHKRSAESYGILDVNMGVAKRTVFVIDREGRIRYQNLEFKAQVPGHYEETLRQLEILQ; encoded by the coding sequence ATGACACCTCGCGTGGGTCAAATTGCCCCAGATTTCGAGCTTTCTTCTACACAACACAAAGAAAAAGTCAAACTTTCCGATTATCGTGGCAAGAAGAATATTTTGCTCGCGTTTTATCCGCTTGCTTTTACACCCGGATGAATACGCGAGTTGACCTCCTGGAAGGGGGACTATGAAAGGATTCAATCGGCAGGTGCGGAAGTGCTCGCCGTCAGTGTCGATCATATTTACGCCTTGAATGTGTTCAACGCCTCTTTAGGCATGTTGCCGTACCCGCTGCTCTCCGACTGGCATAAGAGGTCAGCAGAGTCCTATGGGATTCTCGATGTGAATATGGGCGTGGCAAAGCGTACGGTGTTTGTGATCGACAGGGAAGGGAGGATCCGCTATCAAAACTTGGAGTTCAAGGCACAGGTACCGGGTCACTATGAGGAAACACTTCGGCAACTGGAGATACTTCAATAA
- a CDS encoding CBO0543 family protein, which produces MKTWMERLLMPIAKHWRKSNGPSWHRKKYFLSNRNGQHSFWSYVPAMIFSSWLGTYADLVFVENKMYSFPHRPFPNLFSFNIAFTLFVLPLATAFFLYVAEQLKRSFRALLALLIAFLAPLVELMSERVGWFVHNSGWRHEYSFFGYWLFMWLVWNFHIKCKKIHV; this is translated from the coding sequence ATGAAAACGTGGATGGAGAGATTACTCATGCCTATTGCAAAACATTGGAGAAAATCGAACGGGCCATCATGGCACAGGAAAAAATATTTCCTCTCAAATCGTAATGGGCAACATTCGTTTTGGTCATACGTGCCTGCGATGATCTTTTCCTCTTGGCTGGGTACGTATGCGGATCTCGTCTTTGTAGAGAACAAGATGTATTCCTTCCCTCATCGTCCGTTTCCAAACCTCTTTTCATTCAATATAGCCTTTACATTGTTTGTATTACCCCTCGCAACCGCTTTTTTTCTTTATGTCGCAGAGCAGTTAAAAAGATCATTTCGCGCCTTGCTCGCGCTTTTGATCGCCTTTCTGGCGCCTCTTGTAGAACTGATGTCGGAAAGGGTGGGATGGTTTGTTCACAATAGCGGATGGAGACATGAATATTCATTTTTTGGTTACTGGCTGTTCATGTGGCTTGTGTGGAATTTTCATATAAAATGTAAAAAAATTCATGTATAA
- a CDS encoding DUF2515 domain-containing protein: protein MGLEIFKKKWENFKQSKIQPLYSIKKELIKRSKDRAKRRLDITDLSPKDRTLIHHIQEQTREKNRNNITRTMAYYHYYCRHPEVHWAFLGHMVSRNGGWNMTDLKGDLLSRLLTEKEQQNYFNFLERGNWLIFQDVFPQFLLYEESVKRQTKLFYLLPFFHVSVFMETIWNHFWDSRDCYLLAIALVINEQSYLEQRVIQNPFYQETVLQTIEFKLQDLLSLNQIIFPCEQKDEKSFEKAPLLIGQTLHHFASLHERILLGKRLYALLFHRSEVLQSVSQWAAKHVHTGSRKDYWPHLFNNVNESVPGSAYQQRIEHCKLRPGARRLYSPALVHVWNDMEHEEAEKGDWFKDWRVLYYLVNQNENVDGEITHAYCKTLEKIERAIMAQEKIFPLKS from the coding sequence ATGGGCCTCGAAATTTTCAAAAAGAAATGGGAGAATTTCAAACAAAGCAAGATTCAGCCTCTTTATTCCATAAAGAAAGAATTGATAAAGAGAAGCAAAGATAGAGCGAAACGCCGCCTTGATATCACGGATTTGTCTCCGAAAGATCGAACGTTGATTCATCACATTCAAGAACAGACCCGAGAAAAAAACAGGAACAATATTACACGTACGATGGCCTATTATCATTATTACTGTCGACATCCCGAAGTTCACTGGGCTTTTCTCGGACATATGGTATCGAGGAACGGTGGCTGGAACATGACCGATTTAAAGGGAGATTTGCTTTCCAGGCTCTTAACAGAGAAGGAACAACAAAACTATTTCAATTTCTTGGAGCGAGGAAACTGGCTGATTTTCCAGGATGTATTTCCGCAATTTTTGCTGTATGAAGAAAGTGTAAAAAGACAAACCAAGTTGTTTTATCTCTTGCCATTTTTTCATGTATCAGTTTTCATGGAAACGATCTGGAATCATTTTTGGGATTCTCGTGACTGCTATCTATTAGCCATCGCTCTAGTTATCAATGAGCAAAGTTATTTGGAACAGAGAGTGATTCAGAATCCCTTCTACCAAGAAACCGTGCTACAAACGATTGAATTTAAGTTACAGGATTTGCTGAGCCTGAATCAAATTATATTCCCTTGTGAGCAGAAAGATGAAAAGAGCTTTGAAAAGGCGCCGCTTCTTATCGGTCAAACCCTTCATCACTTCGCTTCCCTGCACGAACGAATCTTATTGGGAAAACGATTGTATGCATTGTTGTTTCATCGTTCCGAGGTTTTACAAAGTGTTTCGCAGTGGGCGGCCAAACATGTACATACCGGATCCCGAAAAGATTACTGGCCGCATCTTTTTAATAACGTAAACGAATCCGTACCCGGATCCGCCTATCAGCAAAGGATCGAACATTGCAAGTTGAGGCCGGGCGCAAGACGATTGTACAGTCCCGCTTTGGTTCATGTCTGGAACGATATGGAGCATGAGGAAGCGGAGAAAGGCGACTGGTTTAAGGATTGGAGAGTCCTCTATTACTTAGTCAATCAAAATGAAAACGTGGATGGAGAGATTACTCATGCCTATTGCAAAACATTGGAGAAAATCGAACGGGCCATCATGGCACAGGAAAAAATATTTCCTCTCAAATCGTAA